One Candidatus Nanopelagicales bacterium DNA window includes the following coding sequences:
- a CDS encoding sulfite exporter TauE/SafE family protein, protein MQLALEFLVAVAAGVLAGSTGGGGGMLFVPILMVSGLTPVAAVATSNIGVFVTATSATITNALARQVPWRRAIMIGIPAIVIAPVGAWVAHHLPDAALLLGFATLNIINVILTNRRTGAAAEEHDQQTNDASVGQIAVTGGSGGFLAGLFGIGGGLITVPLQILWLNTPIKVAARVSLAVIMFSSGAALLGHVINNADIHWTTGLVLGVGGLIGAPIGSKLLRRLSPKAATRLLQAVLIGVSIYVTYRAFN, encoded by the coding sequence ATGCAGCTTGCCTTGGAATTCCTCGTAGCGGTTGCAGCAGGAGTTCTTGCCGGGTCCACCGGCGGCGGCGGCGGCATGCTCTTTGTACCCATTTTGATGGTCAGCGGCCTGACCCCCGTAGCCGCAGTTGCAACCAGCAATATCGGTGTCTTTGTGACTGCAACCTCCGCAACCATCACCAATGCGCTAGCTCGCCAGGTGCCATGGCGCAGAGCCATCATGATCGGCATCCCTGCCATCGTGATTGCGCCGGTTGGCGCCTGGGTAGCCCACCACCTTCCAGATGCTGCGTTACTTCTAGGTTTTGCAACGCTCAACATCATCAACGTCATCCTGACAAATCGACGTACAGGCGCAGCGGCTGAAGAACATGACCAGCAGACCAATGATGCATCCGTCGGACAAATCGCCGTGACAGGCGGCTCTGGCGGATTTCTCGCTGGACTCTTTGGAATCGGAGGCGGACTCATCACAGTGCCGCTGCAAATTCTTTGGCTCAATACGCCGATCAAAGTTGCAGCACGCGTGTCACTTGCGGTGATTATGTTTTCCAGCGGTGCCGCGCTCCTAGGGCACGTCATTAATAACGCAGATATTCATTGGACTACAGGGCTCGTTTTGGGTGTAGGTGGATTGATCGGCGCACCTATTGGTAGCAAACTCCTGCGAAGACTGTCGCCGAAAGCCGCCACCCGCCTACTTCAGGCTGTACTCATTGGTGTTTCGATCTACGTGACCTATCGGGCCTTTAACTAG